One stretch of Roseimicrobium sp. ORNL1 DNA includes these proteins:
- a CDS encoding HAD-IIB family hydrolase gives MAASPPSLLLCFDFDGTLVHHECEPPFHPAMADMLRDFRRRGAIWVVNTGRSLSQTLDGLAQHNIFMLPDYIIAQECEIYRPGFFRPWTDFGSWNSKARRAHDHFIEKHARFLEGIRQHVQTQTQAEFLMGDLGQVGVVARDEPELDEICAVIEAWRAEQPDIGYHRNGRYLRFSHADFSKGTALRELARLLKVPRERIFAAGDNHNDLSMLDQSIAGNIACPVNALDPVKAHVQAHGGYLASRVASEGMMESLGHFFPSQAQPGNPRNPRR, from the coding sequence ATGGCGGCGTCCCCACCCAGTCTCCTGCTCTGTTTTGACTTCGACGGCACGCTTGTGCATCACGAGTGCGAGCCGCCATTTCATCCGGCCATGGCGGACATGTTGCGCGACTTCCGGCGGCGCGGTGCGATCTGGGTGGTGAATACCGGGCGCAGCCTGAGCCAGACTCTGGACGGCCTGGCCCAGCACAACATCTTCATGCTGCCGGACTACATCATCGCGCAGGAATGCGAGATCTACCGGCCGGGCTTCTTCAGACCGTGGACCGATTTCGGAAGCTGGAACTCCAAGGCACGCCGGGCGCATGACCACTTCATCGAAAAGCACGCGCGTTTCCTTGAGGGAATCCGGCAGCACGTGCAAACCCAGACCCAGGCGGAGTTCCTCATGGGTGACCTCGGCCAGGTGGGCGTCGTCGCACGAGATGAGCCGGAGCTGGATGAAATCTGCGCCGTCATCGAAGCCTGGCGCGCCGAGCAGCCGGACATCGGATACCATCGCAACGGGCGCTACCTGCGCTTCTCCCACGCGGATTTCAGCAAGGGCACTGCGCTCCGGGAACTGGCCCGCCTGCTCAAAGTTCCCCGCGAGCGCATCTTCGCCGCGGGCGACAACCACAATGACCTCTCCATGCTGGACCAGTCCATTGCGGGGAACATCGCCTGCCCGGTGAATGCCTTGGACCCGGTGAAGGCGCATGTGCAGGCCCACGGCGGCTACCTCGCCAGCCGGGTGGCCAGCGAGGGCATGATGGAATCGCTGGGACATTTTTTCCCTTCCCAAGCGCAACCCGGCAACCCGAGGAACCCTCGACGGTAG
- the rpsU gene encoding 30S ribosomal protein S21: MPEVQVKKGEPVDRALKRLKTKLESEGILDEVRRLRAFETPKEKLRRKARAAAKRGKIRFRFTMNRPNAGEKAVAAEAPAPAAQA; this comes from the coding sequence ATGCCCGAAGTTCAGGTCAAAAAAGGTGAACCTGTAGACCGCGCCCTTAAGCGTCTCAAGACCAAGCTCGAATCCGAAGGCATCTTGGACGAAGTGCGCCGTCTGCGCGCTTTTGAAACTCCCAAGGAAAAGCTCCGCCGCAAGGCCCGTGCTGCCGCCAAGCGTGGTAAGATCCGCTTCCGCTTCACGATGAACCGCCCCAACGCCGGCGAAAAGGCCGTGGCCGCTGAAGCTCCCGCTCCCGCCGCTCAGGCCTAA
- a CDS encoding autotransporter-associated beta strand repeat-containing protein, whose amino-acid sequence MLLWLPLSSEGGTVTWDGGSGTSFTDPLNWAADVAPANNLTGDIAAIVAAANQPSLSGTYSVLGATMAAGTSLSGSGTLILGASGLNAASGTASTLSLSKIQLGANATITLANTVSVSSGVEIDTNGKNLSVQTNGTSGLNLANAVISGSGNVTFQAGSGSRSITVGGANTFTGTVAVNQTNLIFTTLANGGTASSFGAGTGDVTLAGSASFMGITNIGAGGSTDRLFKGNTTGSAGITNNGTGALHFNNTGTYGSIALSLGGTYTGATNTFASVITGAATLNKAGTSTWLITAANTYSGTTAVTGGALQVGNNGAGTTGTGAVSVSNTGSTILGTGVVRGTTFTAASGTNIRPGDSVADSSHGTLTFTPATASGSTHSIQSNVILGISGATSKLDLTGITIGSAEYNAMVDGVSGVGAHDRIVFNNPDAGTGCNLDFITVTGKLTVVSSGYNPAYGDVINLMDWSNLVTANFTGFTFNAGYFTGNGDEGVDLDLPDLSGTGLFWDFSRFTTSGNVIAVPEPGRMLLLLTGFACVAFRRRARLRA is encoded by the coding sequence ATGCTGCTCTGGCTTCCGCTTTCGTCGGAAGGCGGCACGGTCACGTGGGATGGTGGCAGCGGCACCAGTTTTACCGACCCTTTGAACTGGGCTGCTGACGTGGCCCCGGCGAACAACCTCACCGGTGACATCGCGGCCATCGTGGCCGCAGCCAACCAACCATCTCTTTCCGGAACGTACTCGGTGCTGGGCGCGACGATGGCCGCCGGCACCTCGCTCAGCGGCTCAGGCACGCTGATCCTTGGCGCATCCGGCCTCAATGCCGCGTCCGGCACGGCTTCGACGCTTTCCTTGAGCAAGATCCAGCTCGGGGCCAATGCCACCATTACCCTGGCAAACACGGTGTCTGTTTCCAGTGGCGTGGAGATCGATACCAACGGGAAGAACCTCTCGGTGCAAACCAATGGCACCAGCGGGCTGAACCTTGCCAATGCCGTCATCTCAGGGAGCGGCAACGTAACGTTCCAGGCAGGCTCTGGCTCCCGCTCGATCACGGTGGGCGGCGCCAACACCTTCACGGGCACGGTGGCGGTCAACCAGACGAACCTAATCTTCACCACTCTGGCCAATGGGGGCACGGCCAGCAGCTTCGGCGCGGGAACAGGCGACGTCACTCTCGCGGGCTCCGCCAGCTTCATGGGGATCACGAACATTGGTGCCGGAGGTTCCACCGACCGCCTCTTCAAAGGCAACACCACGGGCAGTGCCGGGATCACCAACAATGGAACTGGAGCGCTGCACTTCAACAACACCGGCACCTATGGCAGCATCGCGCTGAGTTTGGGTGGCACCTACACCGGAGCCACGAACACCTTTGCATCGGTCATCACCGGGGCAGCCACGTTGAACAAAGCTGGAACCAGCACCTGGCTCATCACCGCTGCCAACACCTACTCGGGAACCACCGCCGTGACCGGCGGCGCTCTTCAGGTCGGCAACAACGGCGCTGGCACCACCGGCACCGGTGCGGTCTCGGTCTCCAACACTGGCAGCACCATCCTGGGTACAGGCGTAGTTCGTGGCACCACCTTCACCGCCGCCAGCGGCACAAATATCCGCCCTGGTGATAGCGTGGCTGACTCGTCGCATGGCACCCTGACCTTCACGCCCGCCACTGCTTCCGGCAGTACACACAGCATTCAGAGCAATGTGATTCTCGGCATCAGCGGCGCTACGTCCAAGCTCGATCTCACCGGAATCACGATCGGTTCCGCCGAGTACAACGCGATGGTCGATGGCGTGAGCGGCGTGGGTGCCCATGACCGGATCGTCTTCAACAACCCTGACGCCGGCACGGGCTGTAATCTCGACTTCATCACCGTCACCGGAAAGCTGACCGTCGTAAGCAGCGGCTACAACCCTGCCTACGGCGACGTGATCAACCTGATGGACTGGTCCAACCTCGTGACCGCGAACTTCACCGGGTTCACCTTCAACGCCGGCTATTTCACGGGCAATGGCGATGAAGGCGTCGACCTCGATCTGCCAGACCTGTCGGGCACCGGCCTGTTCTGGGACTTCAGCCGCTTCACGACCTCTGGAAACGTCATTGCCGTCCCGGAGCCGGGCCGGATGCTGCTCCTGCTCACGGGATTTGCGTGCGTTGCATTTCGTCGCCGGGCTCGTTTACGGGCTTGA